One genomic region from Sciurus carolinensis chromosome 2, mSciCar1.2, whole genome shotgun sequence encodes:
- the Vps18 gene encoding vacuolar protein sorting-associated protein 18 homolog, which translates to MASILDEYEDSLSRSAVLQPGCPNVAIPHSGYVNAQLEKEVPIFTKQRIDFTPSERITSLVVSCNQLCMSLGKDSLLRIDLGKANEPNHVELGRKDDAKVHKMFLDHTGSHLLIALSSTEVLYVNRNGQKVRPLARWKGQLVESVGWNKALGTESSTGPILVGTAQGQIFEAELSASEGGLFGPAPDLYFRPLYVLNEEGGPAPVCSLEAERGPDGRGFVIATTRQRLFQFIGRAAEGAEAQGFSGLFAAYTDHPPPFREFPSNLGYSELAFYTPKLRSAPRAFAWMMGDGVLYGSLDCGRPDSLLSEERVWEYPEGVGPGASPPLAIVLTQFHFLLLLADRVEAVCTLTGQVVLRDHFLEKFGPLKHMVKDSSTGQLWAYTERAVFRYHVQREARDVWRTYLDMNRFDLAKEYCRDRPDCLDTVLAREADFCFRQRRYLESARCYALTQSYFEEIALKFLEARQEEALAEFLQRKLASLKPAERTQATLLTTWLTELYLSRLGALQGDPEALNLYRETRERFRAFLINPRHKEWLFASRASIHELLASHGDTEHMVYFAVIMQDYERVVAYHCQHEAYEEALAVLSRHRDPQLFYKFSPILIRHIPRQLVDAWIELGNRLDARQLIPALVNYSQGGEAQQVSQAIRYMEFCVNVLGETEQAIHNYLLSLYARGQPASLLAYLEQAGASPHRVHYDLKYALRLCAEHGHHRACVHVYKVLELYEEAVDLALQVDVDLAKQCADLPEEDEELRKKLWLKIARHVVQEEEDVQTAMACLASCPLLKIEDILPFFPDFVTIDHFKEAICSSLKAYNHHIQELQREMEEATASAQRIRRDLQELRSRYGTVEPQDKCATCDFPLLNRPFYLFLCGHMFHADCLLQAVRPGLPAYKQARLEELQRKLGAAPPPAKGSARAKEAEGGAAAGGPSREQLKADLDELVAAECVYCGELMIRSIDRPFIDPQRYEEEHLSWL; encoded by the exons ATGGCATCCATCCTGGATGAGTACGAGGACTCGCTGTCGCGCTCCGCAGTCTTGCAACCCGGCTGCCCTAACGTGGCAATCCCCCACTCGG GGTATGTGAATGCCCAACTGGAGAAGGAAGTGCCCATCTTCACAAAGCAGCGCATTGACTTTACTCCTTCTGAGCGTATCACGAGTCTTGTGGTCTCCTGCAATCAGCTCTGCATGAGCCTGGGCAAGGATTCACTGCTCCG CATTGACTTGGGCAAAGCAAATGAACCCAACCATGTAGAGTTGGGGCGCAAGGATGATGCTAAAGTTCACAAGATGTTCCTGGATCATACTG GCTCTCATCTGCTGATTGCTCTAAGCAGCACTGAGGTCCTCTATGTGAACCGTAATGGACAGAAAGTACGGCCACTAGCACGCTGGAAGGGGCAACTGGTGGAGAGTGTAGGTTGGAACAAAGCACTGGGCACTGAGAGTAGCACGGGACCCATCCTGGTTGGCACTGCCCAAGGCCAGATCTTCGAAGCAGAGCTCTCAGCCAGTGAAGGTGGACTTTTTGGCCCTGCCCCAGATCTCTACTTCCGTCCATTATACGTGCTAAATGAAGAAGGGGGTCCAGCACCTGTGTGTTCGCTGGAGGCGGAGCGGGGCCCTGATGGGCGTGGCTTTGTTATTGCTACCACTCGGCAGCGCCTCTTCCAGTTCATAGGCCGAGCAGCAGAGGGGGCTGAGGCCCAGGGCTTCTCAGGGCTTTTTGCTGCCTACACGGATCACCCACCCCCATTCCGTGAGTTTCCCAGCAACCTGGGCTACAGTGAGTTGGCCTTCTATACCCCCAAGCTTCGCTCTGCACCCCGGGCTTTTGCCTGGATGATGGGGGATGGCGTGTTGTATGGCTCATTGGACTGTGGCCGGCCTGACTCCCTGCTGAGTGAGGAGCGAGTCTGGGAATACCCAGAGGGAGTAGGTCCTGGGGCCAGCCCACCCTTAGCCATTGTCTTGACTCAGTTCcacttcctgctgctgctggccgACCGGGTGGAAGCAGTGTGCACGCTGACTGGGCAGGTGGTACTGCGGGACCACTTCCTGGAGAAGTTTGGGCCACTCAAGCACATGGTGAAAGACTCCTCCACGGGCCAGCTCTGGGCCTACACTGAGCGAGCTGTTTTCCGCTACCATGTGCAACGTGAAGCTCGGGATGTCTGGCGCACCTACCTGGACATGAACCGCTTTGATCTGGCCAAGGAGTATTGCCGAGATAGGCCTGACTGCCTGGATACAGTCCTGGCCCGTGAGGCTGACTTCTGCTTTCGCCAGCGTCGCTATCTGGAGAGTGCCCGCTGTTATGCCCTGACCCAGAGCTACTTTGAAGAGATTGCCCTTAAGTTCTTAGAGGCCCGACAGGAAGAGGCTCTGGCTGAGTTCCTGCAGCGAAAATTGGCCAGTTTGAAGCCAGCTGAGCGTACCCAGGCCACACTGCTGACCACTTGGCTGACAGAGCTCTACCTGAGCCGGCTTGGGGCTCTGCAGGGTGACCCCGAGGCTCTGAACCTCTACAGAGAAACACGGGAGCGTTTCCGAGCCTTCCTCATCAACCCTCGCCACAAGGAGTGGCTGTTTGCCAGCCGGGCCTCTATCCATGAGTTGCTTGCCAGTCATGGGGACACAGAGCATATGGTATACTTTGCAGTGATCATGCAGGACTATGAACGGGTGGTGGCGTATCACTGCCAGCATGAGGCCTATGAGGAGGCTTTGGCTGTGCTTTCCCGCCACCGTGACCCCCAGCTCTTCTACAAGTTCTCGCCCATCCTCATTCGGCACATCCCACGCCAGCTGGTAGACGCCTGGATTGAGCTGGGCAACCGTCTGGATGCCCGGCAGCTCATCCCTGCTCTGGTGAACTATAGCCAGGGTGGTGAGGCCCAGCAGGTGAGCCAGGCCATCCGCTACATGGAGTTCTGTGTAAATGTGCTCGGGGAGACCGAGCAGGCCATTCACAACTACCTGCTGTCGCTGTACGCCCGCGGCCAGCCAGCCTCACTGCTGGCCTACCTGGAGCAGGCTGGGGCCAGCCCACACCGTGTGCATTATGATCTCAAGTATGCATTGAGGCTCTGTGCTGAGCACGGCCATCACCGTGCTTGTGTCCACGTCTACAAGGTGCTGGAGCTATATGAGGAAGCCGTGGACCTAGCCTTGCAG GTGGACGTGGACCTGGCTAAGCAGTGTGCAGACTTGCCTGAGGAGGATGAGGAACTACGAAAGAAGCTGTGGCTGAAGATTGCTCGGCATGTGGTGCAGGAAGAGGAGGATGTGCAGACAGCCATGGCTTGCCTGGCCAGCTGCCCCCTACTCAAGATTGAGGATATACTACCCTTCTTTCCTGATTTTGTCACCATCGACCACTTCAAGGAGGCGATCTGTAGCTCACTTAAGGCCTATAACCACCACATCCAGGAGCTGCAGCGAGAGATGGAAGAGGCCACAGCCAGTGCCCAGCGCATTCGGAGAGACCTGCAGGAGCTGCGGAGCCGCTATGGCACTGTGGAGCCCCAGGACAAATGTGCCACTTGTGATTTCCCTCTGCTCAACCGCCCTTTTTACCTTTTCCTGTGTGGCCACATGTTCCACGCTGACTGCCTGCTGCAGGCCGTGCGGCCTGGCCTGCCTGCCTATAAGCAGGCCCGGCTTGAGGAGCTGCAGCGAAAGCTGGGGGCTGCACCTCCCCCAGCCAAGGGCTCTGCCCGAGCCAAGGAAGCTGAGGGTGGGGCTGCAGCAGGAGGCCCCAGCAGAGAGCAGCTCAAAGCTGATCTAGATGAACTGGTGGCTGCTGAGTGTGTGTACTGTGGGGAGCTGATGATCCGCTCTATTGACCGGCCCTTCATTGACCCCCAGCGCTATGAGGAGGAGCACCTCAGCTGGCTGTAG